A window of Tautonia plasticadhaerens contains these coding sequences:
- a CDS encoding caspase family protein, giving the protein MADGVDNLHVLLIAVDFYKENLLPNGGFYPSLKGCVRDITLVEEFLTGRLKVPAERITKLSSTNTGKRDQVDPPEPKDRWPTYENMVAAFKALTERAQAGDQVYIHYSGHGSRSSSIFPVLKGSNGLDEGLVPLDIGDSEARYLRDLELARLLEDLVARQLVVTLVLDSCHSGGATREVGDETVAARCLQDAPFDPTPRPATSDVAPIAELIALARARAESRPAGTRNLDAGSKWVPDAKDYVLLAACQPNESAYEFAFDGKERNGALTYWLLEGLRNLRSGVTYQQLYNRIAAKVHTKFARQTPLLQGQASRAVLSSDLLDLQRAVTVTSVDPGRSEVVLNTGQAQGVGIGTRFAVFPAGTGDLSDDANRLAVVEVTQLGAVDSVCTIKESVQGARSIDAGDQAVLLDPASVQLCRKVALYPFHPDREPREPLPRAEADRLDALGRAIEEGGKGWVEFVDDGGAAEYQVAVVGGHFEIWDAAGEPVPNIRPAIAIDDPAGPDRVVRRLIHLSRYHSIIELENYDRSSPLRGKLVVELLRAPANFVPGQKPVPIPFEEPATVPTLRVGEGAFLRMRNESGVALNVATLDLRPGRGITRVFPGDAEFLQIDPGGEELMHLTASLPDGYDRGRDILKVFATVGPASYSWLELPSLDQPPRAATKGIPANPFEALMSAFAADRVTRDVIPTEYPSRNWTTAMVEVNITAKA; this is encoded by the coding sequence ATGGCAGATGGCGTCGACAACCTGCATGTGCTGCTCATCGCCGTCGATTTCTACAAGGAGAATCTGCTGCCCAACGGCGGCTTCTACCCGAGCCTGAAGGGCTGCGTCCGCGACATCACCCTCGTCGAGGAGTTCCTCACCGGCCGCCTCAAGGTGCCTGCGGAGCGGATCACCAAGCTAAGTTCGACCAATACGGGGAAGCGGGATCAGGTCGACCCCCCCGAGCCGAAGGATCGCTGGCCGACCTACGAGAACATGGTCGCCGCCTTCAAGGCGCTGACCGAACGGGCCCAGGCCGGCGATCAGGTCTACATCCACTACTCGGGCCACGGCTCCCGGTCCTCGTCGATCTTCCCGGTGCTGAAGGGCAGCAACGGGCTCGACGAGGGACTCGTCCCGCTGGACATCGGCGACTCGGAGGCCCGCTACCTGCGCGACTTGGAGCTGGCCAGGCTCCTGGAGGATCTGGTCGCCAGGCAGCTCGTCGTGACCCTGGTGCTGGACAGCTGCCACTCCGGCGGCGCCACCCGCGAGGTCGGGGACGAGACCGTCGCCGCCCGATGCCTCCAGGATGCCCCTTTCGACCCTACCCCGAGGCCGGCGACGAGCGACGTCGCCCCGATCGCCGAACTGATCGCGCTGGCCAGGGCCAGGGCCGAGTCGCGGCCGGCGGGCACGCGTAACCTGGACGCCGGCAGCAAGTGGGTGCCCGACGCCAAGGACTACGTCCTGCTGGCCGCCTGCCAGCCGAACGAGTCGGCCTACGAGTTCGCCTTCGACGGCAAGGAGCGCAACGGCGCACTCACCTACTGGCTGCTCGAGGGCCTGCGGAACCTGAGGTCCGGGGTCACCTACCAGCAACTCTACAACCGGATCGCCGCCAAGGTGCACACCAAGTTCGCCCGGCAGACGCCACTGCTCCAGGGCCAGGCCAGCCGCGCCGTCCTGAGCAGCGACCTGCTCGACCTCCAGCGGGCCGTCACCGTCACCTCGGTCGACCCCGGTAGGTCGGAAGTCGTCTTGAACACCGGGCAGGCCCAGGGGGTGGGGATCGGGACCCGGTTCGCGGTCTTCCCGGCCGGGACGGGCGACCTCTCCGACGACGCGAATCGGCTGGCAGTTGTCGAGGTCACCCAACTCGGCGCCGTCGACTCAGTCTGCACGATCAAGGAGTCGGTCCAGGGGGCCCGGTCGATCGACGCCGGCGACCAGGCGGTCCTCCTCGACCCGGCCTCCGTCCAGCTCTGCCGCAAGGTTGCCCTCTACCCCTTCCACCCGGACCGGGAGCCCCGAGAACCCCTGCCCCGGGCCGAAGCCGATCGGCTCGATGCCCTCGGGCGGGCGATCGAGGAGGGGGGCAAGGGCTGGGTCGAGTTCGTCGACGATGGCGGCGCGGCCGAGTATCAAGTCGCGGTCGTCGGCGGACACTTCGAGATCTGGGACGCCGCCGGCGAGCCCGTCCCGAACATCCGGCCGGCCATCGCGATCGACGACCCGGCGGGGCCCGACCGAGTCGTCCGGCGGCTCATCCATTTGAGCCGATACCACTCGATCATCGAGCTGGAGAACTACGACCGGTCCTCGCCCCTCCGGGGAAAGCTCGTCGTGGAGCTGTTGCGGGCGCCGGCCAACTTCGTCCCCGGGCAGAAGCCCGTCCCGATCCCGTTCGAGGAGCCGGCGACCGTGCCGACCCTCCGGGTCGGCGAGGGGGCGTTCCTCCGCATGAGGAACGAGTCCGGCGTCGCCCTGAACGTCGCGACGCTGGACCTCCGCCCCGGCAGGGGCATCACCCGCGTCTTCCCGGGGGACGCCGAGTTCCTCCAGATCGATCCCGGCGGCGAGGAGCTGATGCACCTGACCGCCAGCCTGCCCGATGGCTACGATCGCGGCCGGGACATCCTGAAGGTCTTCGCCACGGTCGGCCCCGCGAGCTATTCCTGGCTGGAGCTGCCTAGCCTCGACCAGCCGCCCAGGGCCGCCACCAAGGGCATTCCGGCCAACCCGTTCGAGGCGCTCATGAGCGCCTTCGCCGCCGATCGGGTCACCCGCGACGTCATCCCGACCGAGTACCCGAGCCGCAACTGGACCACGGCCATGGTCGAGGTCAACATCACCGCGAAGGCGTAG
- a CDS encoding recombinase family protein codes for MSDATRSPKLRPWHLDRAAFVYVRQSTPQQVLDHRESTDRQYALADRAVALGWPRDRVTTIDDDLGKSGQSIEGRPGFQRLLAEVALDNVGLILGLEMSRLARSNRDWHQLLELCARFRVLLADADAVYDPADHNDRLLLGLHGMLNEAELHVIKERMCQGRLNKARRGEPMGSPPLGYVRLASGEWAIDPDEQVQATVRLIFDRFDREGTLHGLLRYLVHHGVRIPIRPRHGPNRGGLEWRRPNRPTLSNVLHHPAYAGAYRFGHREVDPRRKRPGRPDTGKLVRRPEECLVLIRDRLPAYITWERFCDNQERLEANRARRDRPGAPRQGASLLAGLLRCGRCGRRMLVRYSGATGRYSYTCARGAADHAEPICQSLSGPALDGLVAGRVLAAVEPAALEASLAAVAEVERERSELARHWRLRLERAGCEADRAARQYQACEPENRLVGRELERRWEEALRAQRRLEDEHERWRGSAPGRLSPDDERTIRSLAGDLPAVWQATTTTPAERQRIARLLIDHVSVTVDKASERVDVTLHWSGGMTESHAMSRPVKRYDLLADYPRLVERLRGWRAERLSPAAMAERLNVEGFRPPKRAERFTRGMVQRLLWHLGLARTPFGSPAGLGRDEYRPSSLARRLGVSRDTVRRWVRVGWLTAHRDAQGHHVIWADGSELRRLRELRRLPRTWANKGRLAELTRPRPRPGR; via the coding sequence ATGAGTGACGCAACCCGCTCGCCCAAGCTCCGGCCCTGGCATCTCGACCGGGCGGCCTTCGTCTACGTCCGCCAATCCACACCCCAGCAGGTGCTCGACCACCGCGAGTCCACCGACCGGCAGTACGCCCTGGCCGACCGCGCCGTCGCCCTCGGGTGGCCACGGGACCGCGTCACCACGATCGACGACGACCTGGGCAAGAGCGGCCAGTCGATCGAGGGCCGGCCCGGGTTCCAGCGGCTGCTGGCCGAGGTGGCGCTCGACAACGTCGGGCTGATCCTCGGCCTGGAGATGAGCCGGCTGGCCCGGTCCAACCGCGACTGGCACCAGCTGCTCGAGCTCTGCGCCCGCTTCCGCGTGCTCCTGGCCGACGCCGACGCCGTCTACGACCCGGCCGACCACAACGACAGGCTCCTGCTGGGCCTGCACGGCATGTTGAACGAGGCAGAACTTCATGTCATCAAGGAGCGGATGTGCCAGGGCCGGCTCAACAAGGCCCGCCGGGGCGAGCCGATGGGCTCCCCGCCGCTGGGCTACGTACGCCTCGCCTCGGGCGAGTGGGCGATCGACCCCGACGAGCAGGTCCAGGCGACCGTGCGGCTGATCTTCGACCGGTTCGACCGCGAGGGTACCCTGCACGGCCTGCTCCGCTACCTGGTCCACCACGGGGTCCGCATCCCGATCCGACCCCGCCACGGCCCCAACCGCGGCGGGTTGGAGTGGCGGCGGCCGAACCGCCCGACGCTGTCGAACGTCCTGCACCACCCGGCCTACGCCGGTGCCTACCGGTTCGGCCACCGGGAGGTCGACCCGCGGCGCAAGCGGCCCGGGCGGCCCGACACCGGCAAGCTGGTCCGCCGCCCGGAGGAGTGCCTGGTGCTGATCCGCGACCGGCTGCCGGCCTACATCACCTGGGAGCGGTTCTGTGACAACCAGGAGCGGCTGGAGGCCAACCGGGCCCGCCGGGACCGCCCCGGCGCGCCGCGGCAGGGGGCCTCGCTGCTGGCCGGACTCCTGCGGTGCGGGCGGTGCGGCCGGCGGATGCTCGTGCGGTACTCGGGGGCGACGGGCCGGTACAGCTACACCTGTGCCCGCGGGGCGGCCGACCACGCCGAGCCGATCTGCCAGAGCCTCTCCGGGCCGGCGCTCGACGGGCTGGTCGCCGGCCGGGTCCTGGCGGCGGTGGAGCCGGCGGCGCTGGAGGCGAGCTTGGCGGCGGTGGCCGAGGTCGAGCGCGAGCGGTCCGAGCTGGCCCGGCACTGGCGGCTCCGCCTCGAACGCGCCGGCTGCGAGGCCGACCGCGCGGCCCGGCAGTACCAGGCCTGCGAGCCGGAGAATCGCCTGGTCGGCCGCGAGTTGGAGCGGCGCTGGGAGGAGGCGTTGAGGGCGCAGCGGCGCCTCGAGGACGAGCACGAGCGGTGGCGGGGGTCGGCCCCCGGTCGGCTCTCACCGGACGACGAGCGGACGATCCGGTCGCTGGCCGGCGACTTGCCGGCGGTGTGGCAGGCGACGACGACGACGCCCGCCGAGCGGCAGCGGATCGCCCGACTCCTGATTGACCACGTGTCCGTCACCGTGGACAAGGCGAGCGAGCGGGTCGATGTGACGCTCCACTGGTCCGGCGGCATGACCGAGTCGCACGCCATGTCCCGGCCGGTGAAGCGGTACGACCTCCTGGCCGACTACCCCCGACTGGTCGAGCGACTGCGGGGATGGCGCGCCGAGCGGCTCAGCCCGGCGGCGATGGCCGAGCGGCTCAACGTCGAGGGGTTCCGTCCCCCGAAGCGGGCCGAGCGGTTCACGCGGGGGATGGTGCAACGGCTGCTCTGGCACCTGGGGCTGGCCCGCACGCCCTTCGGCAGCCCGGCCGGCCTCGGCCGCGACGAATACCGGCCGTCGTCGCTGGCGCGTCGGCTGGGGGTGTCGCGAGACACGGTGCGGCGATGGGTGCGGGTCGGGTGGTTGACGGCGCATCGCGACGCCCAGGGCCACCACGTGATCTGGGCCGACGGGTCCGAGCTGCGGCGGCTGCGCGAGCTCCGCCGGCTGCCGCGGACGTGGGCGAACAAGGGGCGGCTTGCCGAACTGACCAGACCGAGGCCGCGCCCGGGACGGTAG
- a CDS encoding CHAT domain-containing protein, with amino-acid sequence MDRFETFELHILKADAAGHVASTPPDEGGVDADPTGDDSLPTRAGDRDMVPGGGRRPPPSALWARAYAALARTSRGATARGTFAFPFSDDEANRLADRGPDLDDGLIADLGERLFRAAFNGEIGTLFALTNREATQANAGLRLQLTLEPPELAELPWEILRPPDYPFAPALLDRMPMIRRVDLPHGYPELEVSGPIEVLLVASQPSDHLRLDLAGERDHILRILDSLARDDKVRVTSLDRARKPDVVEALRAGRYHIAHFMMHGDFDEAGRGGVLALEDEGGHTEMLSAEELAIDLYSNPLSATRLVIFNACRTADDEAGRPGRGLAAAAVRLNLAAVVAMQYPISDPAAVEFTREFYTRLVQGRGIDEAISLARYAIRFGKQPDSQREWITPVLYLRSEDTRLFKGTTANYIDYTPDRPAIDRLKGQLYRDPPPSSPGSSGPTAEIVVAIRRQSAEADRFEVRLETPWDRGEATFELPAMYAAPMIVPDPSGVERDRRVPQPSDHLDAMGEELFSLLFPGELADSLRSSIARTRAEGRMTSLTLIADDPAIDRVPWEYLRDPKRRLFLSMLGGRWPFLRRIESPWQVPLRPVEPPLRILFVDCNPRDLRRLDLDREWEWLREALRGLPDALVRLDRLTDPTQDQLYRALSEGIHIFHFAGYDSAWASRGSVGEGLVLLDEDARHDFVYGDRLINLISGLQSLRLVVTNTCQTGSELAPSLVRSGLPAAIGMRFAVRDDVAVRFTLVFYKALMENGWDVAPALAEARKLINLEMDSKNPSYQGNWTYPTLVTSVPGADVLGRPGPGIDR; translated from the coding sequence ATGGATCGATTCGAGACGTTCGAGCTGCACATCTTGAAGGCGGATGCCGCGGGCCATGTGGCGTCGACGCCCCCGGATGAAGGGGGCGTCGACGCCGATCCGACTGGTGACGATTCCCTCCCAACCCGTGCCGGCGACCGTGACATGGTCCCCGGGGGAGGGCGTCGTCCTCCCCCCTCAGCCCTCTGGGCGCGGGCCTACGCAGCCCTGGCGAGGACGTCTCGGGGGGCGACCGCGAGAGGGACCTTCGCCTTCCCCTTCAGCGACGACGAGGCGAACCGGCTGGCGGACCGGGGGCCGGATCTCGACGACGGCCTGATCGCCGACCTCGGGGAGCGTCTCTTCCGCGCCGCCTTCAACGGGGAGATCGGCACGCTCTTCGCGCTGACGAATCGGGAGGCGACCCAGGCCAATGCCGGCCTGCGGCTCCAACTGACGCTGGAGCCCCCCGAGCTGGCCGAGCTGCCTTGGGAGATTCTGCGCCCCCCGGACTATCCCTTCGCCCCGGCCCTCCTGGATCGGATGCCGATGATCCGCCGGGTCGACCTGCCCCACGGGTACCCCGAGCTTGAGGTCTCGGGCCCGATCGAGGTGCTGCTCGTCGCCTCCCAGCCCTCGGACCATCTCCGGCTCGACCTGGCCGGGGAGCGCGACCACATCCTCCGCATCCTGGACTCGCTGGCGAGGGACGACAAGGTCCGGGTCACCAGCCTTGACCGGGCCCGGAAGCCCGACGTCGTGGAGGCGTTGCGGGCCGGCCGATACCACATCGCCCACTTCATGATGCATGGCGACTTCGACGAGGCGGGCCGCGGCGGCGTCCTGGCGCTGGAGGACGAGGGCGGGCACACTGAAATGCTGTCGGCCGAGGAGCTGGCCATCGACCTCTACTCGAATCCGCTCTCGGCCACCCGCCTGGTCATCTTCAACGCCTGTCGCACCGCCGACGACGAGGCAGGCCGCCCGGGCCGGGGCCTGGCCGCCGCTGCGGTCCGCCTGAACCTGGCGGCCGTCGTCGCCATGCAGTACCCGATCAGCGACCCGGCCGCCGTCGAGTTCACCCGCGAGTTCTACACGAGGCTCGTCCAGGGCCGGGGCATCGACGAGGCGATCTCCCTCGCCCGGTACGCCATCCGATTCGGCAAGCAGCCGGACTCGCAACGCGAGTGGATCACCCCGGTGCTGTACCTCCGCTCCGAAGACACGCGACTTTTCAAGGGGACCACCGCCAACTACATCGATTACACGCCGGATCGCCCGGCGATCGACAGGTTGAAGGGTCAGCTCTATCGAGATCCGCCCCCCTCGTCCCCGGGGTCGTCCGGGCCGACCGCGGAGATCGTCGTCGCGATCCGACGCCAGTCAGCCGAGGCCGACCGCTTCGAGGTCCGCCTCGAGACGCCCTGGGATCGCGGCGAGGCGACGTTCGAGTTGCCGGCGATGTATGCGGCACCGATGATCGTCCCCGACCCGTCGGGGGTCGAACGGGACCGGCGGGTGCCACAACCCTCGGACCACCTCGATGCGATGGGGGAGGAGTTATTCTCCCTGCTCTTCCCCGGCGAACTCGCGGATTCCCTGCGTTCCTCGATCGCCCGGACCCGCGCCGAGGGGCGGATGACGAGTCTCACCCTCATCGCGGACGACCCAGCAATCGATCGCGTGCCCTGGGAATACCTGCGTGACCCGAAGCGACGGCTCTTCCTCTCGATGCTCGGGGGGAGGTGGCCGTTCTTGCGTCGCATCGAGTCTCCTTGGCAGGTGCCCCTTCGCCCCGTCGAGCCACCGCTCCGCATCCTGTTCGTCGACTGCAACCCAAGGGATCTCCGCCGGTTGGACCTCGATCGGGAATGGGAATGGCTCCGGGAGGCGCTCCGGGGGCTCCCGGACGCGCTCGTCCGGCTCGATCGGCTCACGGACCCGACCCAGGACCAGCTCTACCGAGCCCTGAGCGAGGGCATCCACATCTTCCACTTCGCCGGGTACGACAGCGCCTGGGCCTCCCGGGGGAGCGTCGGCGAGGGGCTTGTCCTGCTCGACGAGGACGCCCGACACGACTTCGTCTACGGCGACCGGCTGATCAACCTGATCTCGGGGCTCCAGTCGCTGCGACTGGTGGTGACCAATACGTGCCAGACGGGCTCCGAGTTGGCACCTTCGCTCGTCCGGAGCGGGTTGCCGGCGGCCATCGGGATGCGGTTCGCGGTCCGGGACGATGTGGCGGTCCGGTTCACGTTGGTCTTCTACAAGGCGCTCATGGAAAACGGCTGGGATGTCGCTCCGGCCCTCGCCGAGGCCCGCAAGCTGATCAACCTGGAGATGGACAGCAAAAACCCGTCCTATCAGGGAAACTGGACGTACCCGACCCTGGTTACCTCCGTGCCGGGCGCGGATGTCCTCGGGCGACCCGGGCCCGGGATCGATCGATGA
- a CDS encoding Ig-like domain-containing protein translates to MESDTPRSTRRRRPGGPGRVRPAFERLERRELFAVEVLGISAIEGVELTLPVATFQPGDVQGTVDQLRAVIRWGDGQASPGRIARSGTPGEIAVIGDHVYAVQGQYPVAVTVLGAGMSQASGRGSATVEDAPLVATGTAITPVVGRPFDGVVASFVDAYPGLDAGAYLATIAWGDGTTSAGTIAAAPAGGFNVLGAHTYDAMGPNQAVVTVTRSLDGQSDDATTSVVVVEPALTAFGTTITPVVDQLFSGVVARFDDAGAAADPGEFVATIAWGDGATSTGQVVAEPSGQYAVIGAHTYETTGAFDVTVTIARAATGQSDQAMTDAVVVERGLTAQGTTITPLAGRPFEGIVASFVAVPPASAGEFTATIAWGDGTTSAGRIAAAPEPGRFLVVGSHTYPSPGAADVVVTVARSASNQMATATTNAVISVAMRAFSGALDPLSDSGRPGDNITFINEPVLRGTGEPFSIVQLFARPEGLSDRFPIGDTLVAQDGTWTLVAGPLPDGAYVLSATVLPTEGFPMEVLPLLPGGPLVIDTLRPRVVGLTPTDRRSGRLAVSFRDESSGMEVGTLLDPAHYAMLGAPPWRAFPAGIALRPTAAVLPTDPVVIDIDPGPGRRRSLGLRIVPGGITDVAGNPLDGPSHGGPVVVSLGAFGPRRRPRRAW, encoded by the coding sequence ATGGAGAGCGACACGCCCCGATCGACTCGACGCCGCCGTCCCGGCGGCCCCGGCCGGGTCCGACCCGCGTTCGAGCGGCTGGAGCGTCGCGAGCTGTTCGCGGTCGAGGTCCTCGGGATCTCCGCGATTGAGGGGGTCGAATTGACCCTGCCGGTCGCCACCTTCCAGCCGGGCGACGTGCAAGGGACGGTCGATCAGCTCCGCGCCGTGATCCGGTGGGGAGACGGCCAGGCCTCCCCCGGCCGCATCGCGAGATCGGGCACCCCCGGGGAGATCGCGGTCATCGGGGACCACGTCTACGCGGTGCAGGGCCAGTACCCCGTCGCCGTGACGGTCCTCGGCGCCGGGATGAGCCAGGCGAGCGGGAGGGGGTCGGCGACGGTCGAGGATGCCCCCCTGGTGGCGACCGGGACGGCGATCACGCCGGTGGTCGGCCGGCCGTTCGACGGGGTGGTCGCCTCGTTCGTCGACGCCTACCCGGGCCTCGACGCCGGGGCGTATCTCGCCACGATCGCCTGGGGCGACGGCACGACCTCGGCCGGGACGATCGCGGCGGCCCCGGCCGGGGGCTTCAACGTCCTGGGGGCCCACACCTATGACGCGATGGGGCCGAACCAGGCGGTCGTGACCGTGACCCGGTCGCTGGACGGCCAGTCCGACGACGCGACGACGTCGGTCGTCGTGGTGGAGCCGGCCCTGACGGCATTCGGGACGACGATCACGCCGGTCGTCGACCAGTTGTTCTCGGGGGTCGTCGCCCGCTTCGACGACGCCGGGGCCGCGGCCGACCCGGGCGAGTTCGTCGCCACGATCGCCTGGGGGGACGGCGCGACCTCGACCGGCCAGGTCGTCGCCGAGCCGTCGGGCCAGTATGCGGTCATCGGGGCCCACACCTATGAGACGACCGGCGCCTTCGACGTGACCGTCACGATCGCCAGGGCCGCGACCGGCCAGTCCGACCAGGCCATGACCGATGCCGTGGTGGTCGAGCGCGGCCTCACGGCCCAGGGGACCACGATCACCCCCCTCGCCGGCCGGCCGTTCGAAGGGATCGTGGCCTCGTTCGTGGCCGTGCCGCCCGCCTCGGCCGGGGAGTTCACGGCGACGATCGCCTGGGGCGACGGCACGACCTCGGCAGGGAGGATCGCGGCGGCCCCGGAGCCGGGCCGGTTCCTCGTCGTCGGGTCGCACACCTACCCGTCTCCGGGTGCCGCGGACGTGGTCGTGACGGTCGCCCGGTCCGCCTCGAACCAAATGGCCACGGCGACGACGAACGCCGTCATCAGCGTCGCCATGCGGGCGTTCTCCGGGGCCCTTGACCCGCTCAGCGACTCCGGGAGGCCTGGCGACAACATCACCTTCATCAACGAGCCGGTCCTCCGGGGGACGGGCGAGCCCTTCTCGATCGTCCAGCTCTTCGCCCGCCCCGAGGGCCTGTCCGATCGGTTCCCGATCGGGGATACGCTGGTCGCCCAGGACGGCACCTGGACCCTCGTCGCCGGCCCGCTGCCGGACGGCGCCTACGTCCTCTCGGCGACCGTCCTGCCCACGGAGGGCTTCCCGATGGAGGTCCTCCCCCTGCTCCCCGGCGGCCCCCTGGTCATCGACACCCTGAGGCCCCGCGTCGTCGGGCTGACGCCGACGGACCGCCGGTCGGGGCGCCTGGCCGTGAGCTTCCGGGATGAGTCCAGCGGGATGGAGGTCGGCACACTCCTGGACCCGGCCCACTACGCGATGCTCGGCGCCCCGCCTTGGCGGGCCTTCCCCGCCGGGATCGCCTTGAGGCCGACGGCCGCCGTCCTCCCGACCGACCCGGTGGTCATCGACATCGACCCCGGCCCCGGCAGGAGACGGTCGCTCGGCCTCCGGATCGTCCCGGGCGGGATCACCGACGTGGCCGGGAACCCGCTCGACGGCCCGTCGCACGGCGGCCCCGTGGTCGTCTCACTCGGCGCGTTCGGGCCGAGGCGACGTCCGAGGAGGGCCTGGTGA
- a CDS encoding nSTAND1 domain-containing NTPase — MRTDGLKQTPLLCMFPRLHGTGEFGFTARNYDTSEFRFAARLDREAAPYCGLRAYDEPDSPLFFGREGLRRRLVELVEARPLTLVAGESGTSKSSLLRASLLPDLREPGGWTILSPIRPHPSPLEALVSVLPGRLRRRRWWPPR; from the coding sequence GTGCGGACCGATGGCCTCAAGCAGACCCCGCTGCTCTGTATGTTCCCCCGGCTTCACGGCACCGGTGAGTTCGGCTTCACGGCGAGGAACTACGACACGAGCGAGTTCCGGTTCGCCGCCCGGCTCGATCGAGAGGCTGCCCCCTACTGCGGCCTGCGGGCCTACGACGAGCCCGACAGCCCGCTGTTCTTCGGACGGGAGGGCTTGAGGCGGAGGCTGGTCGAACTGGTCGAGGCGAGGCCGCTGACGCTCGTCGCGGGTGAGTCGGGAACGAGCAAGTCGAGCCTTCTGCGGGCTAGCCTGCTTCCGGACCTGAGGGAACCGGGCGGCTGGACAATCCTCAGCCCGATCAGGCCGCACCCCTCGCCCCTGGAGGCGCTGGTGTCGGTCCTGCCGGGGCGACTGCGGCGGCGGCGCTGGTGGCCTCCCAGGTGA
- a CDS encoding IS4 family transposase: MTSLDQVRARFARNDGLPFADVLTEASILQALNEHGVTYRDRIFGPVTTIWGFLSQVLSDDHSCRDAVSRIIAHRATSGLEACSPNTASYCTARRRLPTGVLRTLARRTAEELQAAAAEGWRWHGRDVFIADGSYVSMPDTPQNRAVYPQPVVQQPGIGFPLARVAVLLSLATGACHDLAIAPYAGKGTGETTLLREMYGALKPGDVVLADALFDNYFLVCELRDRGIDIVARAQYERVGSRVLRSGPDGDALVWQRPNKPRGMTGEQYRRYPKSPVMRQVAVDARDKENRAERFKVVTTILDASVGGGQIGDLYERRWSGETCQADCTSSDRWCSTPGGGYDQRRRAA; the protein is encoded by the coding sequence ATGACGAGTTTGGATCAGGTCCGCGCCCGCTTCGCGCGCAACGACGGGCTCCCCTTCGCCGATGTTTTGACCGAAGCCAGCATCCTCCAGGCCCTCAACGAACACGGCGTCACCTATCGGGACCGGATCTTCGGCCCGGTCACGACCATCTGGGGCTTCCTCTCCCAGGTCCTCAGCGACGACCACTCCTGCCGCGACGCCGTCTCCCGCATCATCGCCCACCGGGCGACCAGCGGGCTGGAGGCTTGCTCGCCCAACACGGCCAGCTACTGCACCGCCCGGCGGCGCCTCCCCACCGGGGTCCTGCGCACCCTGGCGCGGCGGACCGCCGAGGAGCTGCAGGCCGCAGCCGCGGAGGGCTGGAGGTGGCACGGGCGCGACGTGTTCATCGCCGACGGGTCCTACGTCTCCATGCCGGACACGCCCCAAAACCGTGCGGTCTACCCGCAGCCGGTGGTGCAGCAGCCGGGGATCGGCTTCCCGCTGGCCCGAGTCGCCGTGCTGCTCTCGCTGGCGACCGGCGCCTGCCACGACCTGGCCATCGCCCCGTACGCGGGCAAGGGCACCGGCGAGACTACGCTCCTGCGGGAGATGTACGGCGCCCTCAAGCCCGGCGACGTCGTCCTGGCCGACGCCCTGTTCGACAACTACTTCCTGGTGTGCGAGCTGCGCGACCGCGGGATCGACATCGTCGCCCGTGCCCAGTACGAGCGGGTGGGGAGCCGGGTGCTTCGGAGCGGGCCCGACGGCGACGCCCTGGTCTGGCAGCGGCCGAACAAGCCGCGCGGGATGACGGGGGAGCAGTACCGCCGCTACCCGAAGAGCCCGGTCATGCGCCAGGTGGCCGTCGATGCCCGCGACAAGGAGAACCGGGCCGAGCGGTTCAAGGTCGTCACCACGATCCTCGACGCGTCGGTGGGCGGCGGGCAGATCGGTGACCTTTACGAGCGGAGGTGGTCCGGGGAGACGTGCCAAGCAGACTGCACCTCAAGCGACCGGTGGTGCAGCACCCCCGGCGGCGGTTACGATCAGCGCCGCCGCGCTGCTTGA
- a CDS encoding trypsin-like serine peptidase — MSDTSRYPYCTVCALHFLGADGKRRVGTGTLIGRRTILTAGHNVYVPELRRFNSDFQVLVGLNFSAQPFTVSQIHAIDADPAWKARRDQLDRSHDLGVILLQDQVADLSTNQPLEAAMGFNNYSDADLINERVDIAGYPADASQLPPNAGPEWQPGTSMWRSFSQVPANGLDASFLSYVADTQGGQSGSPVFRYFRGATAADDRSILVGVHTHYAPALKMNRATRINPEVRALLIQWLGVVG, encoded by the coding sequence GTGTCGGATACGAGCCGGTATCCCTACTGCACCGTCTGCGCCCTGCATTTCCTCGGGGCCGACGGCAAGCGCCGGGTGGGGACCGGCACGCTGATCGGCCGGCGGACGATCCTGACTGCCGGCCACAACGTCTATGTCCCGGAGCTCAGGAGGTTCAACTCGGACTTCCAGGTCCTCGTCGGATTGAACTTCTCCGCCCAGCCATTCACGGTCTCCCAGATCCACGCCATCGACGCCGACCCCGCCTGGAAGGCGCGTCGCGATCAACTGGATCGAAGTCATGACCTTGGGGTGATACTCCTTCAGGATCAGGTCGCCGACCTGTCCACTAACCAGCCGCTCGAGGCGGCGATGGGGTTCAACAACTACAGCGACGCGGACCTGATCAATGAACGGGTCGACATCGCCGGCTATCCGGCCGACGCGAGCCAGCTCCCCCCCAACGCCGGCCCCGAGTGGCAGCCGGGCACGTCGATGTGGCGTTCCTTCAGCCAAGTGCCCGCCAACGGGCTGGACGCCTCCTTCCTCTCCTACGTTGCCGACACGCAGGGTGGGCAGAGCGGCAGCCCCGTGTTCCGCTACTTCCGCGGCGCCACGGCCGCGGACGACCGGAGCATCCTCGTCGGGGTCCACACCCACTACGCCCCGGCGCTCAAGATGAACCGGGCGACTCGGATCAACCCGGAGGTCCGGGCGCTCCTCATCCAGTGGCTCGGCGTCGTCGGCTAA